One genomic window of uncultured delta proteobacterium includes the following:
- the hisB gene encoding Imidazoleglycerol-phosphate dehydratase: MTSRQTTLRRTSSETDISLSLSLDGKKEISVKTGYGFADHMITLLAFWAGFDLTLECKGDLDVDAHHTVEDAALCLGQALLEALGDRKGIARVGTAKVPMDESLADVAIDLSGRPFLVFRGEELLPEIIAGEERALWHEFFKSFASGARMNLHISFLYGSNGHHLLESACKGLGLALRSAVSLSGTSILSTKGRLD; the protein is encoded by the coding sequence ATGACTTCCCGCCAAACAACATTACGGCGCACATCTTCTGAAACCGATATCAGCCTCAGCCTGTCCCTGGACGGAAAAAAGGAAATATCGGTTAAAACCGGGTATGGTTTTGCCGACCACATGATAACCCTTCTCGCGTTCTGGGCCGGGTTTGACCTTACCCTGGAATGCAAGGGCGACCTTGACGTGGATGCGCACCACACGGTGGAAGACGCCGCTCTCTGCCTCGGTCAGGCCCTGCTCGAAGCGCTCGGGGACAGGAAAGGGATTGCCAGGGTCGGCACGGCCAAGGTTCCCATGGACGAATCCCTCGCTGACGTAGCCATTGACCTTTCCGGCAGGCCGTTTCTCGTTTTCCGGGGGGAGGAACTCCTGCCGGAGATCATTGCCGGTGAGGAGCGCGCCCTGTGGCACGAGTTTTTCAAGTCGTTCGCTTCCGGCGCGCGCATGAATCTGCACATTTCGTTTCTCTATGGTTCCAACGGCCATCATCTTCTCGAATCAGCCTGCAAAGGCCTGGGACTGGCGCTGCGTTCCGCCGTCTCCCTTTCCGGCACAAGCATCCTCAGCACCAAAGGAAGGTTGGACTAA
- a CDS encoding putative lipoprotein (Evidence 3 : Function proposed based on presence of conserved amino acid motif, structural feature or limited homology): MKSFSFSRSRIIVLVFVSLALGLWGCATPRQGPELPKVNIGVAAFTQPQSTMEMLAGYMAEDAPRVPQKSMTELDAAFADVLRKETKRSYASAEAYLGCRDAKAPGQTTGRVAALKHWAAVGACMKVDFLLVPQVLEMHEREGSEAGVTRPAGMIMDFFLIDVKNSVLTSRSHFDETQTALADNLLETGKFFSRGAKWISAIELAKEGMVKAVKDLGL, encoded by the coding sequence ATGAAATCCTTCAGTTTCTCCCGCAGCCGCATCATTGTCCTGGTTTTCGTCTCGCTCGCCCTTGGCCTTTGGGGGTGCGCCACTCCCCGGCAAGGGCCGGAGCTGCCGAAGGTCAACATAGGTGTTGCCGCGTTCACGCAGCCCCAATCCACCATGGAAATGCTGGCAGGGTACATGGCTGAGGACGCGCCGCGCGTGCCGCAAAAAAGCATGACGGAACTTGATGCGGCGTTTGCCGACGTGCTGCGCAAGGAAACCAAACGCAGCTACGCCTCGGCGGAAGCCTATCTCGGCTGCCGGGACGCCAAGGCGCCCGGCCAAACCACGGGCCGGGTGGCCGCGCTCAAACATTGGGCCGCGGTCGGCGCCTGCATGAAAGTGGATTTTCTGCTCGTGCCCCAAGTCCTGGAAATGCACGAACGGGAAGGGAGCGAAGCTGGGGTGACGCGCCCGGCGGGTATGATTATGGACTTTTTCCTGATCGACGTAAAAAACTCCGTGCTGACCAGCCGCTCGCATTTTGATGAAACACAAACCGCCCTCGCCGACAATCTGCTGGAAACCGGCAAATTCTTCTCCCGCGGCGCCAAATGGATTTCCGCGATCGAACTCGCCAAGGAAGGAATGGTCAAAGCAGTAAAGGATCTGGGCCTGTGA
- the hisA gene encoding 1-(5-phosphoribosyl)-5-((5-phosphoribosylamino)methylideneamino) imidazole-4-carboxamide isomerase, translating into MIIFPAVDIKDGQAVRLRRGRADDVTVFSPDPVSMAAQWQAMGARFLHIVDLDGAFAGSEVNLPLITRMRNELSIPVQVGGGIRSLAAARKYVEAGADRCIIGTMALEDPDGYAALCEALPGKIGVSLDAEGGKLKTKGWVADSGLTVDDVLPRLEKTGTAFIVYTDIDRDGMQTGVNVPALEALAKKSSIPVIAAGGVATLDDIKALYPISRTANLEGAISGRALYEGTLDLREAMDWIRSQEQKPGLA; encoded by the coding sequence GTGATCATTTTTCCCGCTGTCGACATCAAGGACGGCCAGGCTGTCCGCCTGCGCCGGGGCCGCGCGGACGACGTGACGGTATTCTCCCCCGACCCCGTGAGCATGGCCGCGCAGTGGCAGGCCATGGGCGCCCGGTTCCTGCATATCGTGGACCTGGACGGCGCGTTCGCCGGGAGTGAGGTCAATTTGCCGCTCATTACCAGGATGCGGAACGAGCTTTCCATTCCCGTCCAGGTGGGCGGCGGCATCCGCTCCCTGGCGGCCGCCAGAAAATACGTGGAGGCCGGGGCGGATCGCTGCATCATCGGCACCATGGCCCTTGAGGACCCGGACGGATACGCCGCACTGTGCGAAGCCCTGCCGGGAAAAATAGGGGTGTCCCTCGATGCCGAGGGCGGCAAACTGAAAACCAAGGGCTGGGTCGCGGATTCCGGCCTGACTGTTGACGACGTTCTGCCCCGGCTGGAAAAGACGGGAACCGCTTTCATCGTCTATACGGATATTGACCGCGACGGCATGCAGACCGGCGTGAACGTTCCGGCACTAGAAGCGCTGGCGAAAAAGAGCAGCATTCCGGTTATCGCCGCGGGCGGGGTGGCCACGCTTGACGATATCAAGGCCCTCTACCCCATCAGCCGCACGGCCAACTTGGAGGGAGCCATCTCCGGGCGCGCGCTGTACGAAGGCACCCTGGATCTGCGCGAAGCCATGGACTGGATACGCTCCCAGGAACAAAAGCCGGGGCTTGCATGA
- a CDS encoding conserved hypothetical protein (Evidence 4 : Homologs of previously reported genes of unknown function), with protein sequence MMWRSPRSARTDIPCKECKTPLVAERSCREIRLHCPVCKTSAAVADYAGKMDAKLEEFMSAVPCDRI encoded by the coding sequence ATGATGTGGCGATCCCCCCGCTCGGCCCGGACGGACATACCGTGCAAGGAGTGCAAAACGCCGCTTGTGGCGGAACGTTCCTGCCGCGAAATACGGCTGCATTGCCCTGTCTGTAAAACGTCCGCCGCCGTTGCCGACTATGCCGGAAAGATGGATGCAAAACTTGAAGAATTCATGAGCGCGGTTCCCTGCGACAGAATCTGA
- a CDS encoding Response regulator receiver protein produces MRFLVVDDDFQARSLIQRLLHPYGITEVATDGEEAVEAFRLALKQDEPYDLITLDILMPNIDGQEALREIREIEKEMQIAEDKAVKVIMVSGLDDAKEVHDAFFLGSATSYIVKPIHNQALFDEIAALGLPLTKSS; encoded by the coding sequence ATGCGGTTTCTTGTCGTGGACGATGATTTTCAGGCGCGCAGTTTGATACAGCGGCTGTTGCATCCTTACGGCATCACTGAAGTTGCGACCGACGGCGAAGAAGCGGTTGAAGCGTTCCGGCTTGCCCTCAAGCAGGATGAACCCTACGACCTCATCACGCTCGATATTCTGATGCCCAACATCGACGGGCAGGAGGCGTTGCGCGAGATACGCGAAATAGAAAAAGAAATGCAGATTGCGGAAGACAAGGCCGTTAAGGTTATCATGGTTTCCGGCCTTGATGACGCCAAGGAAGTGCATGACGCCTTTTTCCTCGGCAGCGCGACGAGCTACATTGTCAAACCTATCCACAACCAGGCCCTGTTTGATGAAATCGCGGCCCTGGGGCTGCCGCTTACCAAATCCTCCTGA
- the pgm gene encoding phosphoglucomutase (Evidence 2a : Function of homologous gene experimentally demonstrated in an other organism; PubMedId : 14165931, 14216423, 8011018, 8083177; Product type e : enzyme) translates to MSIHPDAGKLVPESERLDVAALLQAYATAVPDPENPAQRIAFGTSGHRGTSLNGSFTESHILAVTQAVCDYRAQAGIRGPLYLGRDTHALSSVACETALDVLCANGVAVHVQEGGKPTPTPVVSRNILRYNAAKPSSPADGIVITPSHNPPSDGGFKYNPPNGGPADTDVTGWIQKRANELLSDKLAGVKRTPHREGMVSGDFIAPYVKELANILDMDAIAASGLRIGADPLGGSSFPYWEPVAQHYKLDLTVTNKELAPDFHFVPRDYDGKIRMDCSSPWAMSGLLHHASRYDIAFGNDPDADRHGIVTPKGLMNPNHYLAAAVWYLYTRRAGWPKNAAIGKTLVSSSMLDKVAASLGRKLYETPVGFKWFVEPFMTGVCAFGGEESAGASFLQKDGAVWTTDKDGLLLGLLAAEMTAVLGKNPADVYAELTERFGAPCYERKDAPATPAQKKALSSLSPENVTAKELAGSPITAILTRAPGNDAPIGGLKVVTDDGWFAARPSGTEDVYKIYAESFKGREHLAALQSEAEKLVTAALMHAR, encoded by the coding sequence TGACGTGGCGGCGCTGTTACAAGCGTATGCAACCGCCGTCCCCGATCCGGAGAACCCCGCGCAGCGCATAGCGTTCGGTACGTCGGGGCACCGGGGGACATCCCTGAACGGCAGTTTTACCGAGTCCCACATTCTGGCGGTTACCCAGGCCGTGTGCGATTACCGCGCCCAGGCCGGGATACGCGGTCCGCTGTATCTCGGGCGGGATACGCACGCGCTTTCTTCCGTGGCCTGCGAGACCGCCCTCGACGTGCTGTGCGCCAACGGCGTTGCCGTGCATGTGCAAGAAGGCGGCAAACCGACACCGACGCCGGTGGTCTCGCGCAATATTTTGCGCTACAACGCGGCAAAACCGTCTTCGCCGGCGGACGGCATCGTCATCACCCCGTCGCATAACCCGCCTTCCGACGGCGGCTTCAAGTACAATCCCCCTAACGGCGGGCCCGCCGATACCGACGTCACCGGCTGGATCCAGAAACGCGCCAATGAGCTTCTGAGCGACAAACTGGCCGGGGTGAAACGGACCCCGCACCGCGAGGGGATGGTCAGCGGCGACTTTATCGCCCCGTATGTGAAAGAGCTTGCGAATATTCTCGACATGGACGCCATTGCCGCTTCGGGGCTGCGCATCGGCGCGGACCCGTTGGGCGGATCGTCTTTCCCCTACTGGGAGCCGGTGGCGCAACACTACAAACTTGACTTGACCGTGACAAACAAGGAACTGGCCCCGGATTTCCATTTCGTGCCCCGCGATTATGACGGTAAAATCCGCATGGACTGCTCGTCTCCCTGGGCCATGTCCGGCCTGCTGCACCATGCCTCCCGGTACGATATCGCGTTCGGCAACGACCCGGACGCGGACAGGCACGGCATCGTCACCCCCAAGGGGCTGATGAACCCCAACCATTACCTGGCCGCCGCCGTATGGTATCTTTACACCCGCCGGGCCGGGTGGCCCAAAAACGCGGCCATCGGCAAAACGCTTGTGTCCAGCAGCATGCTGGACAAGGTCGCGGCCTCCCTGGGGCGGAAACTGTATGAAACTCCGGTGGGCTTCAAATGGTTCGTGGAGCCCTTTATGACAGGCGTGTGCGCTTTCGGCGGCGAGGAAAGCGCCGGCGCCTCCTTTCTCCAGAAGGACGGCGCGGTCTGGACGACGGACAAGGACGGCCTCCTGCTCGGGCTGCTTGCCGCCGAAATGACGGCCGTGCTGGGAAAAAACCCGGCGGACGTCTACGCGGAGCTGACGGAACGCTTCGGCGCGCCCTGCTATGAGCGCAAAGACGCCCCGGCGACCCCCGCGCAGAAGAAAGCGCTTTCCTCCCTTTCGCCGGAGAACGTCACGGCAAAGGAGCTGGCGGGTTCGCCCATCACCGCGATTTTGACGCGCGCCCCGGGGAACGACGCGCCTATCGGCGGTCTTAAGGTCGTAACGGATGACGGCTGGTTTGCGGCGCGTCCTTCCGGGACCGAAGACGTCTACAAGATCTACGCCGAAAGCTTCAAAGGAAGGGAGCATCTGGCCGCTCTGCAATCGGAAGCCGAAAAACTGGTGACTGCCGCGTTGATGCATGCTAGGTAA